The nucleotide sequence ctcattgtggttttaatttgcatttccctgcaaCCTCATTTTACAAGGCAGGTATggccttgataccaaaaccagataaagacactACCAAAAGAGATAATTACAGGTTAACATCCATGATGGACATAGATACAAAAACCTTCAATGAAATATCTtctttatagaacagtcttatggactctgtgggagagggagagggtgggaagatttgggagaatggcaatgaaacatgtaaaatatcatgtatgaaacaagatgccagtccaggttcaatgcatgatactggatgcttggggctagtgcactgggacgacccagagggatggtatggggagggaggagggaggagggttcaggatggggaacacatgtatacctgtggtggattcattttgatatttggcaaaactaatacaattatgtaaagtttaaaaataaaataaaattaaaaaaaaaagaaaggaacagtgGCAGATGATATGATTTTCTGTATAAAACATTCCAAGAGGTCAccaaaaaactgatagaactcaCCAATGAATAAAATTGATGGAcacaaatttaataaataaaaatctgttaTATTTCTATATAGTGATAATGAATCATCAtaagaattaagaaaacaatctcattaacaattgaataaaaagaataaaatatctgggAACAAATCTAGCCAAAGAATTTTCTCAGAAATCAATGacatttatgaataaaattaaagacaaaataaatgaaaatatatattctgctcgttagttttgttaaaataattatattctcCAAGGCAGTTTATATATTCAGTGTAATTGTTTTCATATGGTCATAGTTGTATGTTACTCAGAGCAAGGACATGCTTCAACGACCAAATAACTTCAGTAAAAATCAGCAAATTAACTGTATTATTGGATCTATAGACCTTACTCTTTGCAGAAGGACATGCTTCCCTTGTTAAAATTCAAGTTACTGTTTCAGTCTTTTTAAGTCAGAGTTTCTGTCAGTGTTGATATCAGTGTCCATGTTAGAGTTTTAGAATCAAcagttcttttcagattcttcttaccctgtgtgtgtgtgtatatgtgtgtgtgcatgagtgtatTTTATACCATACTAATAATTGAAAGCTGCTTTAGTAATCTAAAGATGATATGATTTTTATCATGTAAAATTTATGAATTGAAGCATTCAAGTCAAAATTccactattaaaaaaagagagattttaagtgatctacaaaagaaaatttaactcACTATTTGCAACTGAACTTATTTCAGCCTCATATCTTTCAATATTGCTGTTGTAGTTCAATCACTAACCATGTAcaacctttgcaaccccatagactatagcactccaggcttccctctccttcattatctcctggagtttgctcagactcatgtccattgagttgagaatgccatccaactatctcatcctctgtcgttctcttctcttactgccttcaatctttacaagcatcagggtcttttccaatgaatcagctcttcacatcagttgaccaaaatattggagcttcagcttcagcatcagtctttccaatgcatattcagcaTTATCAGAAgttataatttacaaaataataaaaataaaattagaaactaaaTGTATCTTCTGTATTAATATTAACTTTCACTTGGTGGctcaagatggtaaagaatctgccaacaatgcGGGAAATTGGCTCCATccctgtcaggaagatccacagGAGAACGGAATGGAACTcaccccagtcttcttgcctggaggagtccttgggcagaggagcctggtgggttacagtccatagggtcgcaaagagtcggacaggatgaGACAACActaccactttcactttttaaacattGCAGTGTTAGAAAGCATGTCACTAAAGGCATGATCATGCAGAAAAACtatttgttttttgcttatttgcttttttttgggggggggctcctaAATGTGAAGGCTTTCAGTTAAAGCATGGATCACTTATATTATACTAGAATACACTTTTTCCATAGTTCTCTTCAAAGCGTTTTTTACTTccttgttcctcaggctgtaTATGAGAGGATTTAGCATGGGAATTACCACTATATAGAATACAGAAGATATTTTATCAGTATGCAAGGAATGGCTTGTTTCTGGTTGCATATACATGAAGATGATTGTTCCATAAAATATAGTGATGGAAGTCAAGTGGGAAGCACAAGTAGAAAATGCCTTTTTTCTGCCTTCAGCTGATTTAATCCTTAGAATGGCAAATAGAATGAATACATAGGAGACAAGgacaataaaaagagagaaaaagatattgAACCCAGCAAGTGTGAACAATAAcaacttttttatatatttgtgatgGGTTTCATGACAGGCCAGGGCAACCAAGGGGACATCATCACAGTAGAAGTGATTTATTATGTTTGAATGACAGAAAGATAAGTGGAATGTAAGAGTTGCTTGTAGGAGTCCCACAGAAAAGCTATACAGATATGTGCTAAGCACCATCTGAATACAGACCCTTTTATTCACGACAATGGTATAGAGTAAAGGATTACAAATGGCCACATACCTGTCATAAGCCATGACTGAGAGCATATACAATTCACAAACCACAAACATGATAAAGCAAAACAACTGAATGGCACAAGCAGGTAAGgatattcttttaatttcttggaggAAGTTCACCAGAGTGTTAGGAGTGACTGAGGAggtatagcaaaaatcaacaaaagctAGGTGGCTAAGGAAATAATACATAGCTGTGTGAAGCTGAGGACTGACACGAATTAGCATGATTAATCCAAGATTACCCATGACACTAATCAAATAGATCACTAAAAAGATCCCAAAAAGAAGGGCTTGAAGCTCAGGACTGTCTGTGAGTCCCAAGAGGATGAATTCAGTTACTTCTGAATTATTGTGTTTGGCCATGAATTGTATATAGAAGCATATCATACTGTTATGTGCAGAACATCTGTTGCAGGTACTCTTTCACGCTGTGGATTAAGGACTTCTCTCATGCTTATTTTATGGTGaccatattggaaaaaaaaatcttcactggTCAATAGACCATTCTCAGATTTCAGTGCTGCCTGCTTTGGATTTGAAGGGACTTGCTGCAGGCAGGAATTCCAACACAATCAGTAGTCAGGATATTTGTTAAGGAAGACAGAATATCTTGAATTAAAATATAGGATATCATATATACAAAATTCCAGCATCATAGGTAGTATAGCAGGATAAATATTTCAAGAGTTAAAGAGATGGCCATGAATATATTAAGAGTAATATATTAAGATGAAACGCAAGGCATTTCAACTAGAATTAACACAATCATGACTCTTTCTAAATATTATTCTTAATGTGCTAGCCTTAGCAATGAAGGAATGCAATGAAGGAAAAGGTGAAATATAGTTATGTATAAAGTATGAAAGTGTATCTAAACCAATATGTTTAGTGAAAAgatgatatttgattttttttatgattGTGACAATGTCTTCTATTACATTAGAAGAATGCTATgtaatgaaaattataattttcacCAAAATGTGAAACTTCAAAGAACAGTGAAAGCATAGTTTTCAGAATTCCACTTCATATGATAaacaaaacatataaacataaaGCTTAATTTAATATTGAGCTTAGCAATATTAAATTGCTATATTCATCTTATATATTCATGTTATTTATGTTTAAGTCAAATAAATTCATAGTTTCACATTATTTTTGGTAGAATgacatttagaaaagaaattcatCTATGGTCTTGGTCTCATGACAATAGATTTAGGGTTTGGTATTTGTTTCACCTTCACACTGTTGAAGAGATGGAGGAGTACATAAGTGTCTGAGATGTTTTGATTCCTCGAAGGTCACACCTAGCATTCAGATTTGGGCTTTCAGACACCAAGGAATCTATGCTCTTTAATTGAAGAGCTGTATCATGGTAAAAGCTTCATCTTGACAAGACAGTACAGTGTGAATTCAAATATGTTAATGACAGGCTTTGAG is from Bos indicus x Bos taurus breed Angus x Brahman F1 hybrid unplaced genomic scaffold, Bos_hybrid_MaternalHap_v2.0 tig00002614_arrow_arrow_obj, whole genome shotgun sequence and encodes:
- the LOC113888859 gene encoding olfactory receptor 5AL1-like; this encodes MAKHNNSEVTEFILLGLTDSPELQALLFGIFLVIYLISVMGNLGLIMLIRVSPQLHTAMYYFLSHLAFVDFCYTSSVTPNTLVNFLQEIKRISLPACAIQLFCFIMFVVCELYMLSVMAYDRYVAICNPLLYTIVVNKRVCIQMVLSTYLYSFSVGLLQATLTFHLSFCHSNIINHFYCDDVPLVALACHETHHKYIKKLLLFTLAGFNIFFSLFIVLVSYVFILFAILRIKSAEGRKKAFSTCASHLTSITIFYGTIIFMYMQPETSHSLHTDKISSVFYIVVIPMLNPLIYSLRNKEVKNALKRTMEKVYSSII